Proteins found in one Bacillus sp. BGMRC 2118 genomic segment:
- the mdh gene encoding malate dehydrogenase: protein MAGIKRRKISVIGAGFTGATTALMAAQKELGDIVLVDIPNLENPTKGKALDMLEASPVQGFDAAIIGTSDYADTADSDIVVITAGIARKPGMSRDDLVSTNAKIMKSVTQEVVKYSPECIIVVLTNPVDAMTYTVYKESGFPKNRVIGQSGVLDTARFRTFVAQELNLSVKDITGFVLGGHGDDMVPLVRYSYAGGIPLETLIPSDRLQSIVERTRKGGGEIVNLLGNGSAYYAPAAALVEMVEAILKDQRRVLPTIAYLEGEYGYENLYLGVPTIIGGNGIEKIIELELLDSEKAALDQSVESVKSVMAVL from the coding sequence ATGGCTGGAATTAAACGTAGAAAGATTTCTGTAATCGGTGCTGGTTTTACTGGTGCAACTACTGCATTAATGGCTGCTCAAAAGGAACTTGGAGATATTGTATTAGTTGATATTCCAAATTTAGAAAACCCAACAAAAGGAAAAGCTCTTGATATGTTAGAGGCAAGTCCTGTTCAAGGCTTTGACGCTGCAATTATCGGCACTTCTGATTATGCAGATACTGCAGATTCAGATATCGTGGTGATCACAGCGGGTATTGCCCGAAAGCCTGGGATGAGTCGTGATGATTTAGTTAGTACAAATGCCAAAATTATGAAAAGTGTTACACAAGAAGTGGTAAAGTATTCACCAGAATGTATCATTGTTGTCTTAACAAATCCAGTTGATGCAATGACTTACACAGTCTATAAAGAGTCTGGTTTTCCTAAAAATCGTGTAATCGGTCAATCAGGAGTGCTTGACACAGCACGTTTTCGTACATTTGTTGCTCAGGAACTGAACTTGTCAGTGAAAGATATTACTGGTTTTGTTCTTGGTGGACATGGTGATGATATGGTGCCGTTAGTTCGATACTCTTATGCTGGAGGAATTCCATTAGAAACCTTAATCCCAAGTGATCGACTTCAATCAATAGTGGAACGTACTAGAAAAGGTGGCGGTGAGATCGTAAATCTACTAGGAAATGGCAGTGCCTATTATGCACCTGCTGCTGCACTAGTAGAAATGGTTGAAGCCATCCTAAAAGACCAAAGACGAGTGCTTCCAACGATTGCCTATTTAGAAGGTGAATATGGATACGAGAATTTATATCTAGGAGTACCGACTATTATTGGTGGAAATGGGATTGAAAAAATTATCGAACTAGAATTACTTGATAGTGAGAAAGCAGCTCTTGATCAATCAGTAGAATCAGTGAAAAGTGTGATGGCTGTATTATAA
- a CDS encoding enoyl-CoA hydratase, producing the protein MVLGKKRKLGRKIEEITVGEKFTLTEKIEDKDILLYLGLTNDPNPLFIQHDYASQTPYKKPIVPTIMLSGILSAAVSKYMPGPGSTIVEQHIKFHLPVYHYATVQFFFEVVHVHDENNQIELRIKATNEEDEIVLDGMLKVEPPHLIETMTGKALDNF; encoded by the coding sequence ATGGTACTTGGAAAGAAAAGAAAGCTAGGACGCAAGATTGAAGAAATTACGGTTGGCGAAAAATTTACATTAACAGAGAAAATTGAAGATAAAGACATTTTACTGTACTTAGGCTTAACGAATGACCCCAATCCGTTATTTATTCAGCATGATTATGCATCACAAACACCATATAAAAAGCCAATTGTACCTACTATCATGCTATCAGGCATCCTGTCTGCAGCAGTGTCGAAGTATATGCCCGGTCCAGGGAGTACGATTGTTGAGCAACATATAAAATTTCATCTTCCTGTCTATCATTATGCAACGGTACAATTCTTTTTTGAGGTAGTACATGTCCATGATGAAAATAATCAAATTGAGTTACGTATAAAAGCAACAAATGAAGAAGATGAGATCGTGCTTGATGGAATGTTGAAAGTGGAACCTCCACACCTAATTGAAACAATGACAGGGAAAGCGCTTGATAACTTTTAA
- a CDS encoding response regulator transcription factor: protein MNKKVLVVDDEQSIVTLLQYNLQQAGFDVITANDGLAGKELAMTEQPDLIVLDLMLPKMDGIEVCKELRQQKVMIPILMLTAKDDEFDKVLGLELGADDYLTKPFSPREVVARVKAILRRTQLSNEQEIKDTDDKEITILDLLIKPEHYEAYFAGELLELTPKEFELLLYLAMNKGRVLTRDQLLSAVWNYDFAGDTRIVDVHISHLREKIEKNTKKPTYIKTVRGLGYKLEEPKMNE, encoded by the coding sequence ATGAACAAAAAAGTTCTCGTTGTAGATGATGAACAATCAATTGTTACGTTGCTTCAATATAATTTACAACAGGCAGGATTTGATGTCATTACGGCTAATGATGGTCTTGCTGGTAAAGAGTTAGCGATGACAGAACAACCGGATCTGATAGTGCTTGATTTAATGCTGCCTAAAATGGATGGAATTGAAGTTTGTAAAGAATTAAGACAGCAAAAAGTGATGATCCCAATCTTAATGCTAACAGCTAAAGATGATGAATTTGATAAAGTACTAGGTTTAGAATTAGGGGCAGATGATTATTTAACAAAACCGTTTAGTCCAAGAGAAGTGGTTGCGCGTGTAAAGGCAATATTGAGAAGAACTCAATTATCTAATGAACAAGAAATAAAGGATACAGATGATAAAGAAATAACTATATTAGATTTACTTATTAAGCCAGAACATTACGAAGCCTATTTCGCGGGTGAATTGTTAGAACTGACACCAAAGGAGTTTGAATTGTTACTGTACTTGGCCATGAATAAGGGTCGTGTATTGACACGTGATCAACTGCTAAGTGCTGTATGGAATTATGATTTCGCAGGAGATACACGCATTGTGGATGTTCATATCAGTCACTTGCGTGAAAAGATCGAGAAAAATACGAAAAAACCGACATATATCAAAACAGTTCGAGGATTAGGCTATAAATTAGAGGAGCCTAAAATGAATGAGTAG
- a CDS encoding PAS domain-containing protein, whose amino-acid sequence MSRFQSRLLLWLVMLTLFVMIGMGILIGQIFKAFYTVTYNERLEKEADLVLQIIEQEVDMKLEDVADSLKTRVTIVDGNGDIQLSSEGNDEDSTSEIIKEYRERLLTEKLADQPLHIEGREDNRFYYIIPMKEKGYLLLSQPVDSYEKTYKQIWAVLITSIGLAFIVMLIFGARITKYYMKPIESATIVANELAKGNYKARTYVDQSQETSMLSQSINILARNLEDMVKTQEIQQSRLTTLIENMGSGLILIDSRGYINLVNRTYKDIFKVDISNYLYKSYYDVIEHSEVVSLLEEIFMTEIKIRRHLNLNFGFTQKHFEVYGSPIINANDEWKGILLVFHDISDLKKLEQIRQDFVANVSHELKTPITSIKGFSETLLDGAMKDENLLENFLSIILKESDRLQSLIQDLLDLSKIEQPGYSINWQKVELRGLIEEVMILLEGKAEQKNVKLILEGKGEYWLEGDLYRLKQVFINLINNGISYTPTGGNVTVSIQERSKKIKVHVVDTGIGIAKEDLPRIFERFYRVDKARTRNSGGTGLGLAIVKHLVDVHGGLITVTSEQSVGTTFTIELNKKRV is encoded by the coding sequence ATGAGTAGGTTTCAATCTCGATTACTTCTTTGGCTCGTTATGCTTACGCTGTTTGTCATGATTGGGATGGGAATTTTAATTGGTCAAATATTTAAAGCATTTTATACTGTAACCTATAACGAACGATTAGAAAAAGAAGCAGACCTCGTCTTGCAGATTATTGAGCAAGAAGTTGATATGAAACTAGAAGATGTCGCTGATTCTCTAAAAACAAGAGTAACGATTGTTGATGGAAATGGAGATATTCAACTCAGTTCTGAAGGCAACGATGAGGACTCCACTTCTGAAATAATCAAGGAGTATAGGGAACGTCTATTGACAGAAAAGCTTGCTGACCAACCACTTCATATTGAGGGACGTGAAGACAACAGGTTCTACTACATAATCCCTATGAAAGAAAAGGGGTATTTATTATTAAGTCAGCCAGTTGACTCGTATGAGAAAACATATAAACAAATATGGGCAGTTCTTATTACGAGTATCGGTCTAGCATTTATTGTTATGCTAATTTTTGGAGCACGAATTACTAAGTATTACATGAAGCCAATTGAGTCTGCGACTATTGTGGCAAATGAATTAGCCAAAGGAAACTATAAAGCAAGAACGTATGTTGATCAGTCACAGGAGACAAGTATGTTAAGCCAATCGATTAATATTCTTGCACGCAATCTTGAGGACATGGTCAAAACTCAAGAAATTCAACAATCTAGATTAACTACACTTATTGAAAATATGGGAAGTGGTTTAATTCTTATTGACAGCAGAGGGTATATTAACCTTGTAAACAGAACATACAAAGATATATTCAAGGTGGATATTTCTAATTATTTATATAAATCTTACTATGATGTTATTGAGCATTCAGAAGTAGTTTCTTTGTTAGAAGAAATTTTTATGACAGAGATCAAAATTAGAAGACATTTGAATCTGAATTTTGGGTTTACACAAAAGCATTTTGAGGTATACGGGTCCCCGATTATAAATGCAAATGATGAATGGAAGGGGATTTTACTTGTTTTTCATGATATTTCTGACCTAAAGAAACTTGAGCAGATTAGACAGGACTTTGTTGCCAATGTATCTCATGAATTAAAAACCCCAATCACCTCTATTAAAGGCTTCTCAGAAACACTATTAGACGGTGCGATGAAGGATGAGAATCTTCTTGAGAACTTCCTATCGATTATTTTAAAAGAGAGTGACAGACTCCAAAGTTTAATTCAAGATCTTCTGGATTTATCAAAGATCGAACAACCAGGGTATTCAATTAATTGGCAAAAGGTAGAATTAAGAGGGTTGATTGAGGAAGTTATGATTCTTCTGGAAGGAAAAGCGGAACAGAAAAATGTGAAGCTTATTCTTGAAGGAAAGGGTGAGTATTGGCTGGAAGGTGACTTGTATCGTTTAAAACAAGTTTTTATTAACTTAATAAACAATGGTATTTCATATACTCCAACCGGTGGAAATGTTACAGTTTCAATTCAAGAGCGATCAAAAAAAATTAAGGTCCACGTTGTGGATACTGGAATTGGGATTGCAAAAGAAGATCTTCCCCGAATATTTGAACGTTTTTATCGGGTGGATAAGGCAAGAACAAGAAATTCGGGAGGTACAGGTTTAGGGTTAGCCATAGTCAAGCATCTTGTTGACGTTCACGGTGGTTTAATTACCGTAACGAGTGAACAGTCTGTTGGTACAACGTTTACCATTGAGTTAAATAAGAAAAGGGTATAA
- the hflK gene encoding FtsH protease activity modulator HflK, which produces MSLKRLFTYTGMGVGIVILAIVGFTTWYTVDESDQAVILTLGKVDTAVIEPGLHFKLPWPVQDVEILSKETFSLQFGYEEKGGEVKEFPDDTKMITGDENIVLADLVVQWRITEPSKYLYNSIDPEVILYNATSASLRSIIGSSKIDDALTSGKAEIEAEVRDLLASLIDKYDIGISISTVKLQDVELPNSEVRKAFTNVTSARETMNTKINEAKKYSNKRSQEAEGEKDALISKAEGDRTARIEQARGDVSKFNALYTEYVKAPEVTRKRLVLETLENVLPNAEIYIMNDDGNTMKYFPIRPLEKQQTPPVKETEGSEKND; this is translated from the coding sequence ATGAGTCTTAAACGTTTGTTTACGTATACTGGGATGGGTGTTGGAATTGTCATTTTGGCAATTGTCGGTTTTACGACCTGGTATACGGTTGATGAATCAGATCAGGCAGTTATATTAACATTGGGGAAAGTCGATACAGCTGTAATAGAACCAGGCTTGCATTTCAAGTTACCTTGGCCTGTGCAAGATGTCGAGATCCTTTCTAAGGAAACGTTCAGTTTACAGTTTGGTTATGAAGAAAAAGGTGGAGAAGTTAAAGAATTCCCAGATGATACGAAAATGATCACGGGTGATGAAAATATCGTATTAGCTGACCTGGTTGTTCAATGGAGAATAACAGAGCCATCAAAGTATCTTTATAATTCAATTGACCCTGAAGTTATTTTGTACAATGCAACATCTGCTTCTTTAAGAAGTATTATCGGAAGCTCTAAAATTGATGATGCACTAACATCAGGAAAAGCAGAGATTGAGGCTGAGGTGAGGGACCTTTTGGCTTCATTGATTGATAAATATGATATTGGTATTTCTATTTCAACGGTAAAGCTTCAAGATGTAGAGCTGCCTAATTCAGAGGTAAGAAAAGCATTTACAAATGTAACAAGTGCACGTGAAACAATGAATACAAAAATAAATGAAGCGAAGAAATATTCTAATAAGAGAAGCCAAGAGGCTGAAGGTGAAAAGGATGCCTTAATCTCAAAGGCTGAGGGAGATCGAACAGCAAGGATTGAGCAAGCTCGAGGGGATGTTTCTAAATTTAATGCTTTATATACTGAATATGTAAAAGCACCTGAAGTTACAAGAAAGCGATTAGTGTTAGAAACATTAGAGAATGTCTTACCGAATGCTGAAATTTATATTATGAATGACGATGGTAATACGATGAAGTATTTCCCTATTCGTCCACTTGAAAAACAACAAACACCTCCTGTAAAGGAAACAGAAGGAAGTGAAAAGAATGACTGA
- a CDS encoding protease modulator HflC, with translation MTDPNVIDMNEKKPTDWRKYTKAGIFFLLLLLVFIMVITNLFIVKEGEYKVVRQFGEVVRIDSTPGLSYKIPFVQSVETLPKYQMVYDVEKEEINTKDKKRMIIDNYAVWKIEDPKKMISNARSVVNAETKMGEFIFSVIRAELGQLDYDEIINDEKSSRGSLNDRVTERVNELLNNANYGIVVTDVRMKRTDLPTENEESVYTRMISERESTAQQYLSMGDAEKNRMIAKTDKEVTELLAKAKADAEAIKAEGEGQAAQIYNEAFSRDQEFYELYRTLESYKKTVDGETVIVIPSDSPYAKMLSGYLE, from the coding sequence ATGACTGATCCTAACGTTATAGATATGAATGAGAAGAAACCAACGGATTGGAGAAAGTATACAAAGGCTGGAATTTTCTTCTTACTGCTTTTGTTAGTATTCATCATGGTCATCACAAACCTTTTCATTGTGAAAGAAGGAGAATATAAAGTAGTCAGACAATTCGGGGAGGTTGTCCGAATAGACTCAACTCCAGGGCTGTCGTATAAGATTCCGTTTGTCCAGTCTGTTGAAACTCTTCCAAAGTATCAGATGGTATACGATGTAGAAAAGGAAGAAATTAATACAAAAGACAAAAAACGTATGATCATCGATAATTATGCAGTTTGGAAAATTGAAGATCCAAAGAAGATGATTTCGAATGCACGTAGTGTTGTAAATGCGGAAACAAAAATGGGAGAATTTATTTTCTCTGTCATACGTGCTGAACTAGGTCAACTTGACTATGATGAGATTATAAATGATGAAAAGTCTTCACGAGGTAGCTTGAATGACAGAGTAACAGAACGTGTGAATGAGTTATTGAATAATGCAAACTACGGAATTGTTGTGACAGACGTGAGAATGAAAAGAACTGACTTACCGACAGAGAATGAGGAATCAGTTTATACTCGTATGATATCAGAGCGAGAATCTACGGCTCAGCAATATTTATCAATGGGTGATGCAGAGAAAAATAGAATGATTGCCAAAACAGATAAAGAAGTAACAGAACTTCTGGCTAAAGCAAAGGCAGATGCAGAGGCAATTAAGGCAGAAGGAGAAGGGCAAGCTGCCCAAATTTATAATGAAGCTTTTAGTAGAGACCAAGAGTTTTATGAGTTATATCGCACATTAGAATCTTATAAAAAGACAGTCGATGGAGAAACGGTAATTGTTATTCCATCAGATTCTCCATATGCTAAAATGCTAAGTGGATATTTAGAATAA
- the polA gene encoding DNA polymerase I, with product MTQKIVLIDGNSLAYRAFFALPLLNNDKGIHTNAIYGFTMILMRILQEEKPTHMLVAFDAGKTTFRHSTFKEYKGGRQKTPPELSEQMPFLRELLDAFQVKRYELPNYEADDIIGTLSKLAEGKDTEIKVITGDKDLLQLVSEHTTVDITRKGITEVDSYTPEFLNEKLGITPNQIVDMKGLMGDASDNIPGVPGVGEKTAIKLLKEYETVENLYEHITGVSGKLKEKLEENKEQALMSKKLATIMRDAPITVSVEDLTYENFNKDAVIKLFKELNFHSLLEKMDIQVTEPKKELTKLQFEIVEELNDDVLSDHSSLSVETFSDHYHHADVLGLAISNETGHYYIPTNVALQSSQFKQWAKDENKRKALYDGKQAIVALHGQGIELKGIDFDLMIADYICNPSDPSEDLAAIAQKRGYHDVQSDELVYGKGAKKSIPAVQELSEHLVRKAVAIHSLRETFEQELESNDQLELYRELELPLSFILAEMEYTGVKVDKSRLEDMQQELSIRLAELEREIHLLAGEAFNINSPKQLGVMLFEKLGLPPVKKTKTGYSTSADVLEKLEGKHEVIRAILTYRQLGKLNSTYLEGLLKVINGKTGRVHTRFNQTLAQTGRLSSIEPNLQNIPIRLEEGRKIRQAFVPTNKDWVIFAADYSQIELRVLAHIAGDEKLIHAFNNDFDIHTQTAMDVFGVEANVVTSDMRRQAKAVNFGIVYGISDYGLSQSLGITRKDASIFIDKYLKSFPGVQDYMSDIIIEAKEKGYVSTLMQRRRYIPDITHRNFNLRSFAERTAMNTPIQGSAADIIKKAMIDLADALRDEKFEAKLLLQVHDELILEAPKHEIEKLTELVPRVMENTLELKVPLKVDYAYGPTWYDAK from the coding sequence ATGACACAAAAAATTGTATTAATTGATGGAAATAGTTTAGCCTATCGTGCATTTTTTGCCTTACCATTATTAAACAATGACAAAGGAATACATACGAACGCTATATATGGATTTACAATGATTTTAATGAGGATCCTGCAGGAAGAGAAACCCACTCATATGTTAGTTGCCTTTGATGCAGGTAAGACAACCTTCAGGCATAGTACATTTAAGGAGTATAAAGGAGGCAGACAAAAAACTCCACCAGAACTATCAGAGCAGATGCCTTTTTTACGAGAGTTATTAGATGCTTTTCAAGTGAAACGTTATGAACTGCCAAATTATGAAGCAGACGATATTATCGGAACTCTTTCCAAATTGGCAGAGGGAAAAGATACAGAAATTAAAGTGATAACTGGAGATAAAGACCTCCTTCAGCTAGTCTCAGAGCATACAACAGTTGATATTACGCGAAAGGGAATTACAGAGGTAGATTCGTATACTCCTGAATTCCTAAATGAAAAGCTAGGGATTACACCTAATCAAATTGTTGATATGAAAGGGTTAATGGGAGATGCGTCTGATAACATTCCAGGTGTTCCTGGTGTAGGAGAAAAAACAGCAATAAAGCTTTTGAAGGAATATGAGACTGTTGAAAATCTATACGAACATATTACAGGTGTGAGTGGGAAATTAAAAGAAAAGCTGGAAGAAAATAAAGAACAGGCGCTGATGAGTAAAAAGCTTGCAACCATTATGCGTGATGCACCTATTACGGTCAGTGTTGAGGATTTAACATATGAGAACTTTAACAAAGATGCTGTAATTAAGCTATTTAAGGAGCTCAACTTTCACTCATTATTAGAAAAAATGGATATTCAAGTGACAGAACCTAAAAAAGAACTTACAAAGCTTCAGTTTGAAATAGTAGAAGAGTTAAATGACGATGTACTCTCAGATCATTCGAGCTTAAGTGTAGAGACGTTCAGTGACCATTATCACCATGCAGACGTACTCGGTTTGGCGATCTCAAATGAGACAGGTCATTACTATATACCAACAAACGTTGCCCTTCAATCGAGTCAATTTAAACAATGGGCAAAAGATGAAAATAAGAGAAAGGCTCTTTATGATGGTAAACAGGCAATTGTTGCTTTACATGGACAAGGCATAGAATTAAAGGGGATTGATTTCGACTTAATGATTGCTGATTATATATGCAATCCATCTGATCCTTCAGAGGACTTGGCTGCAATAGCCCAGAAGAGAGGCTATCATGATGTTCAATCTGATGAATTGGTATATGGCAAAGGTGCGAAGAAAAGTATTCCTGCAGTTCAGGAATTAAGTGAACATCTCGTTCGAAAAGCAGTAGCGATTCATTCTCTTAGAGAAACGTTTGAACAAGAATTAGAATCAAATGATCAATTAGAGTTATATCGTGAACTAGAGCTTCCTTTATCGTTTATTCTAGCTGAAATGGAATACACAGGAGTAAAAGTGGATAAAAGTCGATTAGAAGATATGCAACAAGAACTTTCCATTCGTCTAGCTGAACTTGAGCGAGAGATTCATCTGCTAGCAGGAGAGGCATTTAACATTAATTCTCCAAAACAGTTAGGAGTAATGCTATTCGAAAAACTTGGATTACCACCTGTTAAAAAGACAAAAACAGGATACTCTACTTCTGCTGATGTACTGGAAAAACTTGAAGGAAAACATGAGGTTATCCGTGCAATTTTAACATACCGCCAGTTAGGTAAGTTAAATTCTACATATTTAGAAGGCTTGTTAAAGGTGATAAACGGGAAAACCGGACGAGTCCATACGAGGTTTAACCAGACATTAGCTCAAACCGGGAGATTAAGTTCAATCGAACCAAATCTGCAAAACATACCGATTCGACTGGAGGAAGGACGGAAGATTAGACAAGCTTTCGTACCGACAAATAAAGATTGGGTTATATTCGCAGCCGATTATTCGCAAATTGAACTAAGGGTTCTTGCACACATTGCAGGTGATGAAAAGCTCATTCATGCATTCAACAATGACTTCGATATTCATACTCAAACTGCGATGGACGTGTTTGGTGTAGAAGCGAATGTAGTAACATCAGATATGCGTAGACAGGCCAAAGCAGTAAACTTTGGTATAGTCTATGGAATTAGTGACTACGGACTTTCACAAAGCCTTGGTATTACCCGTAAGGATGCATCAATTTTTATTGATAAATACCTAAAGAGCTTCCCGGGTGTTCAAGATTATATGAGCGATATAATAATTGAGGCGAAAGAAAAAGGGTATGTCAGTACTTTAATGCAACGCCGCAGATATATTCCTGATATTACACATCGAAATTTCAATTTACGTAGTTTCGCAGAAAGAACAGCAATGAATACGCCAATTCAAGGAAGTGCAGCAGATATCATCAAAAAAGCGATGATTGATTTAGCTGATGCATTAAGGGACGAAAAATTTGAAGCAAAGTTACTATTACAAGTACACGATGAACTAATACTAGAAGCACCTAAGCATGAAATTGAGAAGTTAACAGAATTAGTTCCTCGAGTAATGGAGAATACTCTTGAGTTAAAAGTACCACTAAAAGTAGATTATGCTTATGGACCAACATGGTATGATGCGAAGTAA
- the mutM gene encoding DNA-formamidopyrimidine glycosylase, with protein sequence MPELPEVETVRRTLVELVKGKTIEYVEILWPKIIKKPEPPKQFADALIGQTILDVERRGKFLKFILTDYVLVSHLRMEGRYGLHPKDEPYDKHTHVLFTFTDGSQLRYRDVRKFGTMHLFNPGQEESELPLSQLGPEPFAEAFTVQYLAEKLKRTNRKIKVALLDQVTVVGLGNIYVDEALFRAGIHPEREASSLKKKEIERLHGEIIATLQEAVDKGGSTIRSYVNSQGEIGMFQLELYVYSRKGEPCKRCGTEIEKLVVGGRGTHICPKCQQKK encoded by the coding sequence ATGCCAGAACTTCCAGAAGTTGAAACCGTCAGGCGAACGCTAGTCGAGCTAGTAAAAGGAAAGACGATAGAATATGTTGAAATATTATGGCCAAAGATTATAAAAAAACCAGAACCGCCCAAGCAATTTGCAGATGCACTAATTGGACAAACCATTTTAGATGTTGAAAGGCGAGGCAAGTTTCTAAAATTCATTTTAACGGATTATGTACTTGTTTCTCACCTTCGAATGGAAGGCAGATATGGCTTGCACCCAAAGGATGAGCCATATGATAAACATACACATGTTCTGTTCACATTTACAGATGGTTCGCAGCTGCGTTATCGAGATGTACGTAAATTCGGGACAATGCATTTATTTAACCCTGGTCAGGAGGAAAGTGAATTACCATTATCACAACTAGGACCTGAACCATTTGCAGAAGCATTTACCGTTCAATATTTAGCTGAGAAGCTAAAGAGAACAAACCGGAAAATTAAAGTAGCACTTCTAGATCAAGTAACAGTTGTCGGATTAGGTAACATTTATGTGGATGAAGCATTATTTCGTGCTGGTATTCATCCTGAAAGAGAAGCAAGTTCCTTAAAGAAAAAGGAAATTGAACGATTACATGGGGAAATTATAGCAACTCTTCAAGAAGCAGTGGACAAAGGTGGAAGTACCATTCGTTCGTATGTAAACTCTCAAGGTGAAATTGGTATGTTTCAGTTGGAGCTATACGTATATAGTAGAAAAGGTGAACCATGCAAAAGGTGTGGTACAGAAATTGAGAAGCTTGTTGTCGGAGGAAGGGGCACGCATATTTGTCCTAAATGCCAACAGAAAAAGTAA
- the ytaF gene encoding sporulation membrane protein YtaF has translation MVLSVSLVLLAFAVSLDSFSVGFTYGLRKMHLPIRSIIIIAICSAFTLMIAMGVGNIVSVFLSPEWAEKIGGIVLVGIGAWVLYQFFRPEKDQAESNGDPVLIKLEIKSLGVVIHILKKPMDADIDKSGAITGIEAFLLGFALSLDAFGAGIGAALLGYSPIVMAILVAGISSIFLFGGLKCGKGLSKLKWVQKFAFLPGFLLIMLGIWKL, from the coding sequence ATGGTTCTGTCAGTATCTCTTGTCCTGCTTGCCTTTGCTGTTAGCTTGGATAGTTTTAGTGTTGGTTTTACTTACGGTCTTCGGAAAATGCATTTACCCATACGTTCAATTATTATAATTGCCATTTGTTCTGCCTTCACGTTAATGATTGCAATGGGAGTAGGAAATATTGTCTCCGTCTTTCTTTCACCTGAATGGGCAGAAAAAATTGGAGGCATTGTTCTTGTTGGAATTGGTGCTTGGGTATTATATCAATTTTTTCGTCCCGAAAAAGATCAAGCCGAATCAAATGGAGATCCTGTACTTATTAAACTTGAAATAAAATCACTGGGTGTAGTTATTCACATCTTAAAAAAACCAATGGATGCAGACATTGATAAATCAGGGGCGATCACAGGGATTGAAGCATTTCTACTAGGTTTTGCGTTATCATTAGATGCATTTGGTGCAGGTATTGGAGCTGCCTTACTAGGCTATTCTCCAATTGTCATGGCAATATTAGTAGCTGGAATTAGTTCCATCTTTTTATTTGGTGGATTAAAGTGTGGTAAGGGCTTATCAAAGCTAAAATGGGTACAAAAATTTGCCTTTCTACCAGGTTTCTTATTAATCATGTTAGGTATATGGAAGTTATAG
- a CDS encoding dephospho-CoA kinase: MKVTIGLTGGIASGKSTVSSMLRELNFPVVDADIIAREVVEVGEEAYLLIVEEFGEEILTTNGSIDRVKLGAIVFHNEGKRRTLNSIVHPAVRKRMIELKENYLKKDHRAVILDIPLLFESELTFMVDKTLLVYVNSDTQLHRLMNRNQLTKEEALARIQSQMPLEDKLKLADEVLTNNGTINETEEQLRQVLMKWKLL; this comes from the coding sequence ATGAAGGTAACAATTGGACTTACAGGTGGAATAGCGAGTGGAAAGAGCACGGTTTCATCCATGCTCCGTGAGCTTAATTTTCCAGTAGTTGATGCAGATATCATTGCACGTGAAGTGGTAGAGGTAGGAGAGGAAGCTTACCTTTTAATTGTTGAGGAGTTTGGGGAAGAAATCCTTACGACAAATGGTTCAATTGACCGTGTTAAACTAGGGGCTATTGTTTTTCATAACGAAGGTAAGAGAAGGACACTAAATAGCATCGTACACCCTGCAGTAAGAAAAAGAATGATTGAATTAAAGGAAAATTACTTAAAAAAGGACCATCGTGCAGTCATATTAGATATACCGTTGTTATTTGAAAGCGAATTAACATTTATGGTTGATAAAACGTTACTTGTATATGTTAATTCTGATACACAACTGCATCGACTCATGAATAGAAATCAGTTAACAAAAGAGGAAGCACTTGCTAGAATTCAATCACAAATGCCACTCGAGGATAAATTAAAATTAGCTGATGAGGTTCTTACTAATAATGGAACAATAAATGAAACAGAGGAGCAGTTACGACAAGTTCTTATGAAATGGAAACTGCTATAA